CCCGGGCGAGGATGACGTGCCCAATTTCATTCTGCTGCCGCGCGCGGCGGACGAGCTGGAAATCCCGTTCGTCTCCAGCGGCGGCATGGCTGACGGGCGCAGTCTGGTCGCCAGCCTCGCCATGGGTGCGCAGGGGATGAACATGGGCACCCGCTTCATCGCCACCAAGGAAGCCCCGGTGCACGAGAACGTGAAGCAGGCGATTCTGGCGGCAAGTGAACTCGACACGCGGCTGGTGATGCGCCCGCTGCGCAATACCGAACGCGTGCTCAACAACGCGGCGGTCGAGCGCCTGATCCTCAAGGAGAAGGAGCTGGGCGATACCATCACCATTCAGGATATCCTGCCCGAGGTTGCCGGGGTTTACCCGAAGATCATGACCGAAGGCACGATGGACGCGGGCGCGTGGAGCTGCGGCATGGTGGCCGGGCTGATCCACGATATCCCGACCTGTCAGGAACTTATCGACCGGATCATGCTCCAGGCCGAGGAAATCATCGCCCGTATGCAGGCCATGGCGCGAGCCTGAAACGCTTTGTCCGGGGACAAGACATAAGGGCGAATCCCTAGGTAAACCCCCGCATTCTCTCCAATGCCGCCCTGCGGCACGATGCGCCTTGCGCCATGCCGATTCTCGGGACGCGCGCGCGCGGATCATTGCCCGGTAGGCTAAGCGATGCCACCCGGACGGCTTGGACGGAAGGTTGGCATGGATATCTCGGCAGGACCGGCAGCGCTGGGCGGCGTCATGATGTGCGTGGCACTGGCCGCCTGGGCGCTAGGGCGCTGGCAGGGGGGTATCTCGCCGTCCTTTGATGCTGCCGTGCCGCAGGACGCTGAAGCCCCCGCCATGCCCGGCGAAGACGTGCAGGATGGCGCAGCGATCCCCCACCCGCATGCAGCGCAAGCCCAGCGGCAGGTGACGATGCACACCGAAGCGTCACTGGGCGAGGTTCATGCAGAAATTACCGCCTATCGCCGCGCGGAGCGGGTGCTGAACTCACTGCACGGGGCCGCGCTGGATTACAGTCTACGGCCGCATGCAGGAGATGGTGACCGCCGGGATGGTGACAGCGGCCCCTTGCTGGTGGCCGATGTCACGGATCAGCCCTCGCCGCCAGCCTCGGGCTTCACGCGGGTGTAGGGAACGAAGTCCTCGAAGAACACCGCGCCGGTGAAGATGCCGTTGAACCGGTTGATGGTGGTCATCACGTCCAGCCGGCACAGCTCGGTGCCGTTGAAACGGTTGGTGACCAGCGCGTCATTATCATTGATCTGGTCCGGATCGCGGGTGCGCTGGACATAGATCGTGTTGCCCGAACCATAGACATAGGCGACGCCATCGATGGTCTGCATCCGCACATTCGGCAGCGTGCGAATGCAGCGCGTGGGCTCTCCGGCAACCCGCCCTTCAAGCAGTTTGGCGAGGCGCAGTTCGCCCTTGGTCGGCGGCGGGGGAACATCCGTGCTGACGTCGGCCTGCGGCGCATCGGCAGCAAGCGGCGCGATCGGCAGGCCAGTCAGTGCCAGCGGCAGGGCGGCGGTAAGGGCAAGGCGGAAACGGTTCATGGCGTGATCCTTTCGAATCGTGATGCCGCACTTGGCCACACCGCGCCTTAACCGAGGCTGAGCGCGGGTGCCCTGTCAGGCGCGCGCGTTGCTCGCACCCGATGCGATATCGGGCAGCTCCGCCTGATCCGCGCCATCGGCAGGGCCGCCGCGCAGCACGAAGCGGCGGTCGCAATAGCCGCAGTCGACATAGCCATGCTCGTCGATCTCGAGGAACACGCGCGGATGGCCCAGCGCCGCCGGGCGATATCCCGCGCCGCCGCGGATGCCGCTGGCCCCGTCGCACGAGACGCGGCGGGTATCGACGATCATGACTTCAGGAGGAGGAATGCTCATGCGCCTGCCGATACAGGCAGCTCTGCGCGAGTTCAATTGCCTTTGCGGCCTGCCTTGCCTAGGCGTGCCCCCATGTACCCGACGCCAGCCGAGCCCGCCATCCGCATCGAAAACCTCGCCAAGCGCTACGCCCCTGCCAAGGGGGCCAACGGGACCATGACCGAAGGCAAGCTGGCGCTGGGCGGCGTCAGCTTCGATGTGCCGGAGGGTTCGATCTTTGGGCTGCTCGGCCCCAATGGCGCGGGCAAATCGACGCTGATCAACGTTCTGGCGGGGCTGGTCACCAAGACCAGCGGCACCGCCGAGATCTGGGGCTTCGATATCGACCGCGACCGGCGCAATGCCAGCCGTTCGATCGGGATCGTGCCGCAGGAGATCGTGTTCGATCCCTTCTTCACGCCGTTCGAGGTGCTGGAGAATCAGGCGGGCTTCTACGGCATCACCGCCGCCCTGCGCCGCAGCGAGGCGCTGCTCGAAGCGGTGCGGCTGGCCGACAAGCGCAATGCCTATGCCCGCACGCTGTCGGGCGGGATGAAGCGGCGGCTGCTGGTCGCCAAGGCGATGGTGCATTCCCCGCCGATCCTGGTGCTGGATGAGCCGACCGCCGGGGTCGATGTCGATCTGCGCCGCCAATTGTGGGAGCTGGTCAGCGAACTGAACCGCGACGGCGTGACCGTGGTGCTCACCACCCACTACCTCGAAGAGGCCGAAGAGCTGTGTGACCGCATCGCGATCATCAATCACGGCAAGCTGATCGCCAACAAGCCGACCCGCGAGCTGGTCGAAATGGCGCGCGAGAAGATCGTCGCCGTCACCGCCGCCGCCGATCTGACCGCCGCACCCGCACACGAAGCCTTCGCCAAGGTCGAATGGGACGGCGCGCGCGCGGTCGAAGTGACCTATGACAAGGATCGCCTCAGCGCCGGTCAGGTGCTCGCGATCCTCCAAGGCGAGGGCCTCACCATCGAGGATGTCACCACCCGCGAAGCCGACCTGGAAGATGTCTTCGTGCAGCTGACGGGCGCTGCCGACGGTTAACCGACGGAGCTATCGGCCTCGGGATCGGCGGGTATGTGCTTGCGCCATTTGCGACGGCTCATCCGGATGATCGTCGTGCCGCAATGGCGGCATTCTCCGACATAGGTGACCCCGTCCCACTTCACGTCGCGGCGAAGGGGATCGTGCCGGTTGAACAGACATGCGAGGCGAGAGACTAAAGACATCGACCAAACCGCCTGAGTGAGAGGATAGGCAATGCGACTTTCCGGGGCCCACACTCCGCCCGCCTTCGGGTCGGGATGCGCGACGGCGGATCATTAGCGGCACCGCGCGCGAAGACATAGGAAAAACAACCTATGTCAATTTTGCCGGAGGCTGGGGCTGCCGCCCTCACCTGCGCGCTCACCCTTGCTCAGGTTGCAAATGCGCGGCATGGCGCAGACATGGCGATTGAGAACGCAGTGCGACAGCCACATAACACTCTGGCGCATGATGTGCTGGTGATCGGATCGGGTGCGGCGGGGCTGACCGCGGCGCTGGCGCTGGCCGAGGAACGGCGGGTGCTGGTGCTGGCCAAGGGCTCGCTCACCGGTGGGTCGACCGCCTGGGCGCAGGGCGGGATCGCCGCCGTGCTCGATACGGGCGACACCTTCGACAATCACGTGCGCGACACGATGGTCGCAGGCGCGGGGCTGAACGACCTTGCCACCGTCGAGTTCGTGATCGAGCGTGCGCCGCAGTCGATCGACCGGCTGTGCGAGCTTGGCGTGCCGTTCAACCGCGATGCGGACAGCCTGCACCTGACCCGCGAGGGCGGCCATTCGCACCGCCGGATCGTCCATGTCGATGACGCCACCGGCTGGGCGGTGCAATCGGCGCTGGTCAAGGCGGCCGAGGCCCACCCCAACATCACCCTGCTGCCGGGGCGCACCTGCATCGACTTCATCACTGATCGCCACCGTGAGCAGTTCTCTGCCGCTGGCCGCGTGTGGGGGGTCTATGCGCTCGACGAGGCAACCGGGCGGGTCGAACGTCATGTCGCCCGCGCCACGATCCTCGCCACGGGAGGCGCCGGACGCGTCTACCAGTTCTCCACCGCCCCGCGCGGCGCGACGGGGGACGGGATCGCGATGGCATGGCGGGCAGGCGCGCGCGTCTCCAACATGGAGATGATGCAGTTCCACCCGACCTGCCTCTACAATCTCGACGTGAAGAACTTCCTCATCACCGAAGCCGTCCGCGGCGAGGGCGGGCATCTGCTCCACCCCGAAACCGGCCGCCGCTTCATGGTCGATTATGACCCCGAGCGGATGGAGCTTGCGCCTCGTGATGTGGTGGCGAGAGCGATTGACGACCAGATCAAGCGCTTCGGCCTCGATTACGTCCACCTCGATATCAGCCATCAGCCGGCCGAGTTCGTGAAGGGGCATTTCCCGACGATCTACGACAAGCTGATGGGTCTGGGCATCGACATGACCGCCCAGCCGATCCCGGTCGTCCCCGCGCAGCACTACACCTGCGGCGGCGTGGTGGTGGGGCTGGATGCGCGCACCGATGTGCCGGGGCTGTGGGCGGCGGGCGAATGCACTGAAAGCGGCCTCCACGGCGCAAACCGGTTGGCATCCAACAGCCTGCTCGAATGCTTCGTGTTCGGCGAAGCGGCGGCGCAGGACATCCTCGCCCGCTGGGACACGCTGGAAGCGCCCCCTGCGATCCTGCCGTGGGACGAAAGCCGCGTGACCGATTCCGACGAGGAAGTCGTGATCAAGCAGAACTGGACCGAAATCCGCCGCTTCATGTGGAACTACGTCGGCATCGTGCGCACCACCAAACGGCTGGAGCGCGCCGCCAGCCGAATTGAACTGCTGAAGCGCGAGGTGGAAGATTACTACGGCGCGTTCCGGGTCACTACAGATCTGATTGAATTGAGAAATCTGTTGCAGTCAGCGGAGCTGATCGTGACGTCCGCGCTGCGCCGCAAGGAGAGCCGGGGGCTGCACTATACGCTCGATTATCCCGAACTGGCGGATGAGCCGCGGGATACGGTGTTGGTGCCGTGAGATGCCTCGCCGCGATCAGCCTGCTTGCTTTGGCAGGCTGTTCTGGCGGTGAGCCTGACTACATCGCCCTCATTTGCCTTGAAGACCTGAACCAGCGCCACATCGTCGAAGCTGATTTCGTCAATCTGTTCGAACGGAATGGCTACGAAGTCGAAAAGCACAAATACGGCGTGGGGTTCAACGCAAGCAAACTATTCGGCGCTCATGCTTCCATGGATTTCTCGAGCGAATCGTGGGAGCCTGGGCGCCCGATGCGGATCATTGCCATGTTGACGACCAATGGTGACGAGCAACTTAGTGCGAATTTCAAGGAGCTGACTGAGAGAAAGTGGGGAGGCTTTCCGGAGCCGGATCGCACTTTTCGGGGTGATGAGTGTGTCGAGCGGCAGGCGGCCGGCGTTGTGAAATAGACCCTTCCGTTCGCCCTGAGCTTGTCGAAGGGCTGCTTTTCTCTTCGGAACTGGCGTTGGAAGAAAGAGCAATGCTTCGACACGCTCAGCATGAACGGTAGTGGGAAGTTCTGTTGGGGTTCATCTGCCAGCGGTTAACTGCGCGCGGGATATTTCTCAAAGGTGCGCTGCAATGAAAATGTTACTGTCTTTCGTCTGCTTGGCCGCCATCGCCATCCCCCTCGCCGCCCAAGACTCCGCCGCATCCGAAAACGCCCCGGAGAATTCGATCGTCGTCACCGCGCAGCGGTCCGGCGCGCCGATGTGGACCATTGATACCCCCACCGGCACCATCATCCTCGTCGGCGAGATCCGGGCGATCCCCAAGACCACCCCGTGGCAGCCCGACCGCTTGCGCGAGGCGACCTCGCAGGCGGACCGGGTGATCCTCGGCGCGCGGCCCAAGGTCTCTCCGGGGGATGTGCTGCGGCTGATCTTCTCCGGCTCGAAGTTCACCAAGCTGCCGGACAAGACCGTGGCGAGCGAATATCTGACGCCGGAACAATGGGCGCGTCTGTCCGCGCTGGGCACGGCGCATGAGCAGGATTACACCCGCCAGTCCTTCCTGCTCACCTCCTTCGAAATGTTGCGCAAGGAACTGCGCTTCAACCGCGACACCGCGGACGATGCTTCGGAGGTCGTGGAGAAAGCGGCCGACAAGGCCAAGGTGCCGACCACCCGCGCGGCCACCTTGCGGGGCGAGGATATCATCGACAACCTCGCCGATGCGCCGCCCACTGCGCACATCCCCTGCCTCACCGCGGCGATGGACGCGGTCGAGGCTGGCCCCGATATCGTCGAAAAGCGCGCTTCCGACTGGCGGCGGTATGATATTCCCTCGGTGATGGCGAACCCGCTGGAAAGCGCGCTCGGCCAGTGCTGGCCATGGGCGGATGATACTTTGGGCAGTGAATTGAGGACCATCTGGGTCGAGAAGATCGCAGAAGTCAGCACCGCCAAGGGCACAACCCTCGCTGTGGTGCCTTTGCGAGTGTTGGCGGAAAGCGGCGGAGTGCTTGACCAATTGGACGCACGCGGCTTCGATATATCCGGACCCGAATGGAAGTGACCATCCGGGCCTGACCAGAGGATCAGCCCGCATCATGCCCACCATCACCACCCCCAACACTGGCATCGAGATTTTCTACGAAGATCGGGGTGATCCCTCGCATGAGGCGATCCTGCTGGTGATGGGCCTCGGCGCGCAGATGACGCTGTGGCCGGACGAGCTGGTGGCGGCGCTGGTGGGCGACGGGTTCCGGGTGATCCGCTACGACAACCGCGATATCGGCCTCAGCCAGAAGTTTGAAGGCGCGCGCGCGCCCAGCCTGCCGGTGCAGGTGCTGCGCAAGAAGATCGGCTTTCCGGCGCGGGTGCCCTACACCCTCAAGGACATGGCCGATGACGGGATCGGGCTGCTCGACGCGCTGGGGATCGCGCGCGCCCACGTGGTTGGCGCGTCGATGGGCGGGATGATCGCGCAGCTGATGGCGGTGCATCACGGCGAACGGCTGGCGAGCCTCACCTCGATCATGTCGACCACCGGCAATGGCAAGCTGCCCCAGGCGGAAAAGCACGCGATCGACGCGCTGGTGGCGCCGATCAAGAGCATGGAGGAGGAATCGCTGGTCGCCCACGGCCTCAACATCGCGAAGAATATCGGCAGCCCGGGCTACCCCTTCGATCCCGAACAGCAGCGCGATCGGGTGCTGCTGAACATGCGCCGCTCGGTCTATCCGGCGGGCCTGCCGCGCCAGTTGGCCGCGATCATCGACGATGGCTGCCGCCGCTCGCGGCTCGCCAGCGTGACCGTGCCGACGCTGGTGATGCATGGCGAGGCCGATCCGCTGGTCAAGCTGGAGGCGGGAGAGGACACCGCGCGGCACATCTCCGGCGCGCGGCTGGTGACGATCCCCGGTTGGGGCCACGATCTGCCGCTGGTGCTGGTGCCACGCATCGCGAGCGAAATCGCCACCCATGCGCGCGGGGGGTAATCAGCGCGTGCTGGTGAAGGGGCTGATTGCCGGATCGCCCGGGCGCGCGGTGGTGGCCTCGACCGTTTCGGCATACATCGCGCGGATGATCGGCAGATCGGGATAGATTTCGGTCATGTAGCCGAGCAGCGGCCGCGTATCGACGTAGCAGATCCGGTGCCCCGCAAAGCCGAACTCGCTGACCACCGGATAGCCGGCCGCCACCAGATGGTCGCGCGTGCCCGCATAATCGGCGGCAAAGGTCGCGCAGTGGTGGAGCACGGGCTGGCCGTCGGCGCGCAGCATCTCGTGAAAGGCTGAGGGTGCTTCCGAGACGACCTCGATCACCTCGACATTGATCGTGCCGGTCTGCACGAAGACGCCGCGGATGCGGATCGGGTCGGCGGGCTGGCCGCGATAGACGTGATCGGCCAGTACCCCCTCGGTCCCGCCGAGGAACGGCCCCCAGCCATAGGCACGATTGAGAGCGGCGCAGCCTTCTTCAAGGTTCGGCACGAGAAACGCCATCTGCACCAGCGTGACGGGGAGGATGCTCATGCGCGGCTGTCGAGCCACGCCCTGCTGGTGCGGGCGCATGCGCGGGCGCGTTCGTTGAGGTCGGGGAAGGCGTCGCGCAGGGCCGCGGAGCGTTCCTCAATGGCCATTGGCAGATGTGCGGGCAGGGCGTCGACCATCGCGCCGAGCGGCAGGCCGCCATAGCCCAATGGCATCCGGCGGTTGATCGCATCGTCGATGATCGCGTCGAAATCCGTCAGGTCGGGCGGGTCGGCAGGCGCATCGCAGGGCTGGCAATAGGACAGCCACTCGCGCGGGATCGCCGCCAAATCCTCCGCCGTCCCGCCCGATCGCGCCCAGTGCAGCGTATCGATCAGCAGCGCCTTGGCCTCGCCCTCCACGCCTTCGAGGACCGCGCGGGCCATGTGGATCGTCTTCACCTCGGTGAAGATGCCGAATTCGAGATTCACCCTGACTCCGGTGCCCTTCGCGCGGTCCACCATCGCCTGAAACTTGGCGGTGGTGGCGGCCATGTCGGGATCGCTGGAGACGCAGAGCAGGTTCCGCGCGCCCAGTTCTGCGGCGATGTCGACCAGCTCGCAAAGCCACGGATCGGGCGCGCCGGGCATGATCCACGCGACTTCCAGATCGAGCAGTTCAACCCCCGCATCGCGCGCCTGTTGCCGGATCGCGCGGGTGGTTGCGGGGGTCCACGTCTCGCGCTCGGCCCACATGCCGCCGAAGTCGAAATCGCTTGCGGCGGCGGCTTCGATCAGCTGGGCCGGTGTGGCTTCGGGCATGATCCCGGCGGCGAGGGAGATGAGGCGATTAGGCATGGGGAGCGGTTCCCGCAGGGATAGCGCGACTAAGCCCGCGCGGCGCTTGAGCGTGCTTTTCGGTTCGCGTCAGCTTGAACCGAAAACGCATTACAATGTCTGCCCGTCGTCGAGCACGAAATCGGTCCCCGTCACGAACTCCGAGGCGTCCGAGCAGAGGAACAGGATCATCGCATCCAGCCCCTGTTCGTCCATCAGGCGGCGCTTGGGGAAGCGGGCGATCTGCTTCTTGCCGGGCTCGGTATCGAACCATTCGTCGTTGATCGCGGTGCGGATATAGCCGGGGGAGACGGTGTTGACGTTGATCCCGGCCCGCGCCCATTCGCGCCCCAGCGTGCGGCCCGCCTGCACCACGCCCGCCTTGGACGCCGCATAGGCGACGAGGCCGGGAGAAGGCTCGAACGCCGTGATCGAGGCGATCAGCACGATGCGGCCCTTTGTGACGCCATGCGCCATCATCCGCTTGGCGCCCTCACGTGCGGTCAGGATCGCGCCTTTGAGGTTGATGGCGAGGGTGTGTTCGATCTCCTCTTCGGAGATGGTGGTCGCCATGCCTGCGCCATCGACACCCGCATTGGCGATCACGGTATCGACCGGGGAGCCAAATGCCGCTTCCGCCGCGTCGAACCCGGCGATGATGTCTGCCTCGCGCGCGACGTCCATTTGCACGGGGCAGGCTTTCGCGCCGATGCGGTCGGCCAGTTCCTCCAGCCGGTCGACCCGCCGCGCGCCCAGCGCCACATTCGCGCCGCTCGCAGCGAGAATTCGCCCGAAACGGGTGCCAAGTCCGGAAGATGCGCCGGTGATGAGCGCGGTGCGCCCGGTGAGTTCGAAGGAGAAGCCCATGGCGGTCACTTAGCCGCAGGCAGCTCCCCGTTCACATATTTCATCAGCGTGGTCTGGAAATGCCGCACCCGGCTGTCCTGATAATGGCCCAGTTCCATCAACCCGTCGCGCATGCTCTTCATGCCTTCCTGCACGTAAGGCAGGTTGGCCATGTCCTGATCGAACACATTGGCAAGCTGCGGGCCCATGATGTCGTTGGCCCAGGCGAAGGGTTCGTCATCGGGGATATAGGTGGGCGTCACCGCGCGCGGACGTTCCTGACCCTTGGGGGTGGGGAACAGCAGGCGGATTTCCATGATGCACCAGTCGGGCGTGTCGCCGGGCAGCCAGCGGTACACCAGCGTCGGCAGGAAGCCGATCCACGGCGCGAAGTTGGGGAAGATGTTGTAGGTGAAGTTGTCGAGAATCTCGGTGTCGGCCGCGTCCGAGTAATCATAGCCGTAGTTCTCGGCAAAGCCCTTGCGCCCCGCCTCTGCCAGCACCTTGCGCGCGCCGAGCGGATCGGCAGCATCATAGCCTTCCGCCGGTTCCTCGCTGGCGTTGAAGCGGCGGTTGGTCTTGGCATCGGCCCCGCCGGAGAACTCGTTCATCTTCTCCAGCACGTAGTCCGAATTCTTGCCCTTCACGTGCGGGCTCAGCACGCCCGACGGCGTGATCGCGCGGTTGAAGTGATCGCCGATCAGGTCGTACCGCGTGTTGGCATCGCCGAGGAAGGCGAGCAGCTGCGGGTGCGTGGTGATCGAATGCCAGGCTTCCATGAAGGCCTCGGCAGTCGCCTTCCAGTTGGCGGGGATTTTCTTCTGCACCCACATCCCGGTGTAGCGGTTGCCGAAATCATAGCGCTCGTAATGCGAGGCCGCCGGGCCGAGCCACGTCTTGAAATCGGGCAGTCTGTGGTTCTCGGTCAGCATGACGAAGCCCTGCCACAGCTCGATCCGGGCTTCGGGCAGGCTCATCTCCTTGCCTTCGAGATGCTTGAAGTCCCAGGCGCAGGGGATTTCCTTGAGGCTCCCGTCATTGCGCCAGGTGAAGCCGTGGAACGGGCAGCGCAATTGCACCGAATTGCCGCTTTCGGTGCGCAGCTTGCGCCCGCGGTGGAGGCAGGCGTTGTAGAAGGCCTTCACGCCGCCATCCTTCTGGCGGATCAGCAGGAAGCTTTTGCCCGCAATGTCGAAGACGACCGTGTCGCCCACGTCCGGCAGCTCGTCCTCGCGCGCGGCGAACAGCCAGACGTTGGGCCACAGCTTCTCGCGTTCCAGCGCGGCGAATTCTTCCGAGATATAGGGCGCGACCGGCAAGGGATCGTCGCCCATTTCGATGGTGGTTTCCTCGAACAGGTAATCGGGCGCGCGGCGGGTATCGCCGTTGAGCATGTCGGTATAGCTGATCCCCGGGCAGCGGTCGGCGCGGGCGATATCTTTGATCTCGTTCATTGGGCTTGTCCGGTCCTCTCGGGGGCTTGTCCCCGCCTCTCGTCCTCGCACTTTGTGCAGTGTCTCGTGGGGGGAATATCACACAGTCTCGCCGAGGGTCACCCTATCGGATTGGAGAGGAACATGGCTTTACCCGGGTCAATCGCCGCCTTGGGCGACATCATGCAGCTGGCCTACGTGCCGGAGGATTTCGACGCGGCGGTGAAGCACTGGACAGAAACGATGGGCGTCGGCCCGTTCTACATCATCGAGGGCATCCATCTCGATGGCATGAAATACCGCGGGCAGCCGACCGATGCGGTGTTCGATCTGGCGCTGGCCTATTGGGGCGACTTGCAGATCGAGCTGATCCGCCCGCGCGACAATCACCCTTCGGTCTATACCGGCGAGTACGGGGCCACGGGTAATGGCCTCCACCACGTGTGCATTCTGGTTGACGATATCGCGGAGGCGCGGCGGGTCTGCGAGGAGTCCGGCGCCGAAGTGATGATCGAAGGGACGTTTGGCACCAGTCAGGCGATCTATGTCGATGCAGGGGGCGGGCCGGGGACGCTGGTGGAGATTCTCCAGCAGGCCAAGGACGGGCCGGACCTGTTCGGGATGATCAAGGCTGCCGGCGTGGGCTGGGATGGGACGGAGCCGCTTCGCCGTTTTTGATTTCCGCACGCCCCTCCGGGCGCGCGGTCCTCGCTAGACGCGCAGCAAAGCTGCGCCCGCTGCGGGCGGGCGGTCGCCCTTGCGACGCCTGCGGCGCCGAGCCCGCTCTCCCTTGCAATGATGCACTGATCCGGGCCGCAGGCCCGCAAGGCCGACCGGACGCCCGCAGGTGCTCGATCCCGCAGGGATCGAAACGCACCGAGGAGGAACGCGCGGAGGCGCGTTCTCTAATCAGACGCCCCCAGATACCCCAGCTGCCCGGCCTTGAAGATCGTCTGGGCGCGGTTCACGCTGTCCAGCTTCTCGCCCGCGCGGTGGATGTGGTAGCGGATCGTGGCGTGTGACCGGTTGAGGATCATGCTGATCTCCTTGTCGGTCTTGCCGATCGCGGCCCAGCGCAGGCACTCGACCTCGCGCTTGGAGAGCACGCAGTCGGACGGGATGCGCCGCTTGGTGCGGTTGGCCTGCACGTAGCCTGCCACGAAGCACCGCGTGACCATCGCGAACAGCGCGCCATATTCGGCGAACTCGGCCGAGAGGTCTTCCTTCTCGCGGTCCATCGAAATGAAGCTGCTCGCGGAAATCTGGCCGAACGGCAGGTGCACCGGCACCACGATTGCCGCCTTGCACAGCGCGCGCTTCTCGAAGTCGGCAAGGTCGATCTCGCCGAGGTAGGAGTTGCGCCAGCGGGTGTTGAAACCGTGGCGGTTGGCCCAGAAGGGCTCGCTTTCATAGCGGCAGGCACGCGGCAGCGGCGAATGCAGGGCGAGCCGATGATCCTCCCACCAGCGCGCGCCG
This DNA window, taken from Porphyrobacter sp. ULC335, encodes the following:
- a CDS encoding alpha/beta fold hydrolase → MPTITTPNTGIEIFYEDRGDPSHEAILLVMGLGAQMTLWPDELVAALVGDGFRVIRYDNRDIGLSQKFEGARAPSLPVQVLRKKIGFPARVPYTLKDMADDGIGLLDALGIARAHVVGASMGGMIAQLMAVHHGERLASLTSIMSTTGNGKLPQAEKHAIDALVAPIKSMEEESLVAHGLNIAKNIGSPGYPFDPEQQRDRVLLNMRRSVYPAGLPRQLAAIIDDGCRRSRLASVTVPTLVMHGEADPLVKLEAGEDTARHISGARLVTIPGWGHDLPLVLVPRIASEIATHARGG
- a CDS encoding SDR family NAD(P)-dependent oxidoreductase, which produces MGFSFELTGRTALITGASSGLGTRFGRILAASGANVALGARRVDRLEELADRIGAKACPVQMDVAREADIIAGFDAAEAAFGSPVDTVIANAGVDGAGMATTISEEEIEHTLAINLKGAILTAREGAKRMMAHGVTKGRIVLIASITAFEPSPGLVAYAASKAGVVQAGRTLGREWARAGINVNTVSPGYIRTAINDEWFDTEPGKKQIARFPKRRLMDEQGLDAMILFLCSDASEFVTGTDFVLDDGQTL
- a CDS encoding VOC family protein → MALPGSIAALGDIMQLAYVPEDFDAAVKHWTETMGVGPFYIIEGIHLDGMKYRGQPTDAVFDLALAYWGDLQIELIRPRDNHPSVYTGEYGATGNGLHHVCILVDDIAEARRVCEESGAEVMIEGTFGTSQAIYVDAGGGPGTLVEILQQAKDGPDLFGMIKAAGVGWDGTEPLRRF
- a CDS encoding ABC transporter ATP-binding protein — its product is MYPTPAEPAIRIENLAKRYAPAKGANGTMTEGKLALGGVSFDVPEGSIFGLLGPNGAGKSTLINVLAGLVTKTSGTAEIWGFDIDRDRRNASRSIGIVPQEIVFDPFFTPFEVLENQAGFYGITAALRRSEALLEAVRLADKRNAYARTLSGGMKRRLLVAKAMVHSPPILVLDEPTAGVDVDLRRQLWELVSELNRDGVTVVLTTHYLEEAEELCDRIAIINHGKLIANKPTRELVEMAREKIVAVTAAADLTAAPAHEAFAKVEWDGARAVEVTYDKDRLSAGQVLAILQGEGLTIEDVTTREADLEDVFVQLTGAADG
- the nadB gene encoding L-aspartate oxidase; the protein is MAIENAVRQPHNTLAHDVLVIGSGAAGLTAALALAEERRVLVLAKGSLTGGSTAWAQGGIAAVLDTGDTFDNHVRDTMVAGAGLNDLATVEFVIERAPQSIDRLCELGVPFNRDADSLHLTREGGHSHRRIVHVDDATGWAVQSALVKAAEAHPNITLLPGRTCIDFITDRHREQFSAAGRVWGVYALDEATGRVERHVARATILATGGAGRVYQFSTAPRGATGDGIAMAWRAGARVSNMEMMQFHPTCLYNLDVKNFLITEAVRGEGGHLLHPETGRRFMVDYDPERMELAPRDVVARAIDDQIKRFGLDYVHLDISHQPAEFVKGHFPTIYDKLMGLGIDMTAQPIPVVPAQHYTCGGVVVGLDARTDVPGLWAAGECTESGLHGANRLASNSLLECFVFGEAAAQDILARWDTLEAPPAILPWDESRVTDSDEEVVIKQNWTEIRRFMWNYVGIVRTTKRLERAASRIELLKREVEDYYGAFRVTTDLIELRNLLQSAELIVTSALRRKESRGLHYTLDYPELADEPRDTVLVP
- a CDS encoding aromatic ring-hydroxylating oxygenase subunit alpha, coding for MNEIKDIARADRCPGISYTDMLNGDTRRAPDYLFEETTIEMGDDPLPVAPYISEEFAALEREKLWPNVWLFAAREDELPDVGDTVVFDIAGKSFLLIRQKDGGVKAFYNACLHRGRKLRTESGNSVQLRCPFHGFTWRNDGSLKEIPCAWDFKHLEGKEMSLPEARIELWQGFVMLTENHRLPDFKTWLGPAASHYERYDFGNRYTGMWVQKKIPANWKATAEAFMEAWHSITTHPQLLAFLGDANTRYDLIGDHFNRAITPSGVLSPHVKGKNSDYVLEKMNEFSGGADAKTNRRFNASEEPAEGYDAADPLGARKVLAEAGRKGFAENYGYDYSDAADTEILDNFTYNIFPNFAPWIGFLPTLVYRWLPGDTPDWCIMEIRLLFPTPKGQERPRAVTPTYIPDDEPFAWANDIMGPQLANVFDQDMANLPYVQEGMKSMRDGLMELGHYQDSRVRHFQTTLMKYVNGELPAAK
- a CDS encoding zinc-finger domain-containing protein, with the protein product MSIPPPEVMIVDTRRVSCDGASGIRGGAGYRPAALGHPRVFLEIDEHGYVDCGYCDRRFVLRGGPADGADQAELPDIASGASNARA
- a CDS encoding VOC family protein, with protein sequence MSILPVTLVQMAFLVPNLEEGCAALNRAYGWGPFLGGTEGVLADHVYRGQPADPIRIRGVFVQTGTINVEVIEVVSEAPSAFHEMLRADGQPVLHHCATFAADYAGTRDHLVAAGYPVVSEFGFAGHRICYVDTRPLLGYMTEIYPDLPIIRAMYAETVEATTARPGDPAISPFTSTR
- a CDS encoding sugar phosphate isomerase/epimerase family protein — its product is MPNRLISLAAGIMPEATPAQLIEAAAASDFDFGGMWAERETWTPATTRAIRQQARDAGVELLDLEVAWIMPGAPDPWLCELVDIAAELGARNLLCVSSDPDMAATTAKFQAMVDRAKGTGVRVNLEFGIFTEVKTIHMARAVLEGVEGEAKALLIDTLHWARSGGTAEDLAAIPREWLSYCQPCDAPADPPDLTDFDAIIDDAINRRMPLGYGGLPLGAMVDALPAHLPMAIEERSAALRDAFPDLNERARACARTSRAWLDSRA
- a CDS encoding TraB/GumN family protein; this encodes MKMLLSFVCLAAIAIPLAAQDSAASENAPENSIVVTAQRSGAPMWTIDTPTGTIILVGEIRAIPKTTPWQPDRLREATSQADRVILGARPKVSPGDVLRLIFSGSKFTKLPDKTVASEYLTPEQWARLSALGTAHEQDYTRQSFLLTSFEMLRKELRFNRDTADDASEVVEKAADKAKVPTTRAATLRGEDIIDNLADAPPTAHIPCLTAAMDAVEAGPDIVEKRASDWRRYDIPSVMANPLESALGQCWPWADDTLGSELRTIWVEKIAEVSTAKGTTLAVVPLRVLAESGGVLDQLDARGFDISGPEWK